Within Myceligenerans xiligouense, the genomic segment CAGCGGCCGGACCATCGGACACCACGAGGGAGGCCAGCGCGTGTGTCGAGGTCAGCACCGACAGGGGCGCGAGGGCGACCAGGACCACGCCGACCAGGACCTTGACCTCTTCGGGCACATCGTAGGCGTGGGCAGCGTTCGCGCCGATGGACACGATCGTGAACCCGAGCATGAGCGTCCACGCCCACGCCGAAGACCGTCCCCGTGCCCGCAGCACGAGCGCGACCAGGCCATAGACGAGGACCGAGGCATCGATCACGACCGGGACGAGGAACGCCAGCGCGTCCGGCACGCGGCCCCAGGTCGCGGCATCGCGCAGCGAGGCGAACGAGAGTGCGAAGGACGCCAGCGCCACCGCGACGGTCAGGGCGACGGTGAAGACGAGGACGGGCCGGGAGTCGGCCGCGATGCGGGCCACGGGCCCGGCAGGGTTGCGGTTCATGAGCTTGTCTCCTGTTCGGTCGTGCCCGTGTCGACGGCCTGGGCGGTCGCGTCGGCCGGGCGGCGGTTCCGGGTGGACTTGCGTGCCGAGCGCTTGCGCTTGGGCCGCTCCGATGGGGCGGCATCGTTGGCCGGGTTGTCGTTGGCCGGCCCGTCGTCGTCCGGGCCAGGGTTGGCCGGGGCGTCCTCGAGGGCGGGGAGGTGTCCGCCGGCGGCGAGCCAGGCCGAGGCCGCATCAGCGACCGGAGCCGGGGCGGGGGTGTCGGTGTAGGCGGGTGCCGGGTACCGGTTCGCGACGGCGTGAATGAGCCGGTCTGGCCAGTAGTCGAACCGGCACAGCGTCGGAGTGCCGTCCTCGGTCACGAGGTACGCGGTCCCGGCCGTGCCGGAGATGCCGCCCGGTTGGATGTCGGCCGGGATGTCGTGGGCGGGAGCCAGCGGTGCGGCGGTGCCAAGCACCATGTCGGTTTCGACCTCGGAATCGAGCCGGAGGGCGATCTTTTGGGGCCACAGGCCGCGCGTGCCGCCCAACGCCTCCTGCCGGGGGTTCTGCACGCAGCCCAGGACGACGACGCCCAGCGCGCGGCCCTGGGTGAGCAGCTTGGACAGGAGCCGTTCGGCCTCGTTCTTGTGCTTGAACTCGGAGTAGGCCATGAGGTCGGCCAGCTCGTCGACCACGAGTACGTGCAGGGGTGCGTCGGGGGTGGGGGTGTGGTTGCGGGAGATGCCGCGCATGAGGTCTCCGCGCTCGTTCATGATCTGCACGAGGGTTTCCAGCACGGC encodes:
- a CDS encoding DUF2637 domain-containing protein, translated to MNRNPAGPVARIAADSRPVLVFTVALTVAVALASFALSFASLRDAATWGRVPDALAFLVPVVIDASVLVYGLVALVLRARGRSSAWAWTLMLGFTIVSIGANAAHAYDVPEEVKVLVGVVLVALAPLSVLTSTHALASLVVSDGPAAEPVTAPESVPVGVATVAPAAEPEPELVPAIAAPAESPAPAVADPEPEPVPAPAPAPAPAPAPAPVVSRAPRVGRPAPVAQATLPGLDFEAAAVAS